From one Sulfurimonas sp. HSL-3221 genomic stretch:
- a CDS encoding tRNA (5-methylaminomethyl-2-thiouridine)(34)-methyltransferase MnmD yields MPHFDDALHQSVRSEDGTNTAYSVEYGEHYHSTKDGALTESLQKHVIPAFSCFEAAPSLRILDICFGLGFNTLATLYYLREQGIDKRIEIVSPELDEALIRSLAVFEYPEIFRPFLSIIEAISETGSYEDEKVKVTVLFGDARQTLPGLTEPFDIVYQDAFSPEHNPILWTSEYFAQLARLTHDKSVITTYSTALRTRLALYENGFNIYLNKGEGYRNATVACKGELPRFEKVDMAHKIACNPDVKSLRDADLV; encoded by the coding sequence ATGCCGCATTTCGACGATGCCCTGCACCAAAGCGTGCGCAGCGAAGACGGTACGAATACCGCCTATTCGGTCGAGTACGGGGAACACTACCACTCCACCAAGGACGGGGCGCTGACGGAGTCGCTGCAAAAGCACGTCATCCCCGCCTTCTCCTGTTTCGAAGCGGCGCCGTCGCTGCGCATCCTCGACATCTGTTTCGGGCTGGGGTTCAATACGCTCGCGACACTCTACTATCTGCGTGAACAGGGGATCGACAAACGCATCGAGATCGTCTCCCCCGAACTGGACGAGGCGCTTATACGGTCGCTGGCTGTTTTCGAATACCCCGAGATCTTCCGTCCTTTCCTGTCGATCATCGAAGCGATCAGCGAAACGGGCAGCTACGAAGACGAAAAGGTGAAAGTCACGGTACTGTTCGGTGACGCACGTCAAACACTCCCGGGGCTGACGGAACCTTTCGACATCGTCTACCAGGACGCCTTCAGCCCGGAGCACAACCCGATCCTCTGGACCTCCGAGTATTTTGCGCAGCTGGCGCGGCTGACCCATGACAAAAGCGTCATTACGACCTACTCGACGGCCCTTCGGACCCGTTTGGCCCTCTATGAGAACGGTTTCAACATCTACCTGAACAAGGGGGAAGGGTACCGCAATGCGACGGTGGCGTGCAAGGGCGAACTGCCGCGCTTCGAGAAGGTCGATATGGCGCACAAGATCGCCTGCAATCCGGATGTGAAAAGTCTGCGGGATGCCGATCTGGTTTGA
- a CDS encoding phosphatase PAP2 family protein, with amino-acid sequence MYQKLRQCYLLAILTLSTFAAAQDYQYQNGTYFDMGVASKTFKKVLFAVPTDLYNFAVDPFLYPEKSLTALGIVGGLVLVDKPTTTFYQENIESNIDYSLDTIFPHSGMTKLMRTGADSWLTYGMAFSYLGGVALGDERTQAAALLAIKATAYSYAISHVILKTLTGRQRPMDDLKNCTDSRSIYHTCDPYDFGNWHWPPTFNTEQDGTSMPSFHTTMYFSVARVVAEVYDSYWLPYLGAGVLFASAIKGHQHWVSDLVAGGIIGTWIGHETVYSYTKTAHGEKAQTYTISPTPYGFIVSIAF; translated from the coding sequence ATGTATCAAAAACTCCGACAATGCTATTTACTCGCTATATTAACCCTTTCCACATTTGCCGCCGCGCAAGATTATCAGTATCAAAACGGTACCTATTTTGATATGGGGGTCGCCTCAAAAACCTTCAAAAAAGTCCTCTTCGCCGTCCCCACCGATCTGTACAACTTTGCGGTAGACCCCTTTTTGTACCCGGAAAAATCGCTGACGGCCCTGGGCATCGTCGGTGGACTCGTTCTGGTCGACAAGCCTACAACGACGTTTTACCAAGAGAATATCGAGTCCAATATAGACTATTCCCTGGATACGATCTTTCCCCACAGCGGTATGACAAAATTGATGCGCACCGGCGCCGACAGCTGGCTGACCTACGGCATGGCTTTCTCCTATCTTGGAGGGGTTGCCCTCGGTGACGAACGAACACAGGCTGCCGCATTATTAGCGATAAAAGCTACGGCTTACTCTTATGCCATCAGCCACGTCATCCTGAAAACCCTTACGGGTAGACAGCGCCCGATGGATGATTTGAAAAACTGCACAGACTCAAGAAGCATTTACCATACCTGTGACCCCTATGATTTCGGGAACTGGCACTGGCCACCGACATTTAACACGGAGCAGGACGGAACTTCCATGCCCTCGTTTCATACGACAATGTATTTTAGCGTCGCACGCGTCGTCGCCGAAGTCTACGACTCGTATTGGCTCCCCTATCTGGGTGCCGGTGTTTTGTTTGCATCCGCTATCAAAGGGCATCAGCACTGGGTCAGCGATCTCGTAGCCGGCGGCATCATCGGAACCTGGATCGGGCATGAAACCGTCTACAGCTACACCAAAACCGCGCACGGAGAAAAGGCGCAAACTTACACCATCTCTCCTACTCCTTACGGCTTCATAGTCTCTATTGCCTTCTAG
- a CDS encoding sodium-dependent transporter encodes MKIARFSRIGFILAAAGSAVGLGNIWKFPYITGEYGGGAFVMVYLFTVMLIGFSVMIAELLIGYLSRRDTLTAFEELAPRHKAAWKWGGFMAFTGLLIMTFYSVVIGWIFNYIFVSLGNLPSSPEEAAGLFKTMLGSDLKTQIFYHTLAFLIITVIVIRGIKGGIEKLNLVLMPMLFLIVGGMFLYATTQAGFTQAWKFMFSADWSKLNSEAFVTAVGHAFFTLSLGMGSLLTYSASLPKESSLVKSALVVVALDTGIALLAGLMLFTFLYQYGAEPSAGPGLVFISLPAVFYEMGTLGNVFAVLFFISLAFAGLTSAVSLVEPMVQLAIDRFGWSRFKASATMGLFFYLVGIVVIYSGSSDYGALLTWGGKNLFDWIDYVTAAILLPTGGLVMAIFIGYVIEPNRVEAAVKHQLGFAYGIWHFSLRYVAPVALVIVMLNMMGILKLN; translated from the coding sequence ATGAAAATAGCACGTTTTAGCCGAATAGGATTTATCCTTGCTGCCGCAGGGAGTGCGGTCGGGCTGGGCAATATCTGGAAATTCCCCTACATCACCGGGGAGTACGGCGGCGGTGCCTTCGTCATGGTCTATCTTTTTACCGTGATGCTCATAGGGTTTTCGGTCATGATCGCCGAACTGCTTATCGGCTACCTCAGCCGCCGCGACACGCTGACGGCGTTCGAAGAGCTGGCCCCGCGGCACAAAGCTGCGTGGAAATGGGGCGGTTTCATGGCCTTTACCGGCCTGCTCATCATGACCTTCTACTCCGTGGTCATCGGCTGGATATTCAACTACATCTTTGTCTCGCTCGGTAATCTTCCCTCCTCGCCGGAGGAGGCCGCGGGGCTCTTTAAAACGATGCTGGGATCGGACCTCAAAACCCAGATTTTCTACCACACCCTTGCGTTTCTCATCATCACCGTCATCGTTATCCGCGGGATCAAGGGCGGTATCGAGAAGCTGAACCTTGTGCTGATGCCGATGCTTTTCCTCATTGTCGGCGGGATGTTCCTCTACGCGACGACCCAGGCTGGGTTTACTCAGGCGTGGAAGTTCATGTTCAGCGCCGACTGGAGCAAGCTCAATTCCGAGGCCTTCGTCACCGCCGTCGGGCACGCCTTTTTTACCCTCTCGCTCGGGATGGGTTCCCTGCTCACCTACTCGGCCTCCCTGCCCAAGGAGAGCAGCCTCGTCAAAAGCGCCCTCGTCGTCGTGGCGCTTGATACGGGCATTGCCCTGCTGGCGGGGCTGATGCTTTTTACCTTCCTCTACCAGTACGGTGCGGAACCCTCTGCCGGTCCGGGCCTCGTCTTCATCTCGCTGCCGGCGGTCTTTTACGAGATGGGGACGCTGGGCAACGTTTTTGCCGTGCTCTTTTTTATCTCCCTCGCCTTTGCGGGGCTTACCTCCGCCGTCTCCCTCGTCGAGCCGATGGTCCAGCTGGCAATAGACCGTTTCGGCTGGAGCCGTTTCAAGGCATCAGCGACGATGGGGCTCTTTTTCTACCTCGTGGGTATCGTTGTCATCTATTCGGGGAGCAGTGATTACGGCGCGCTGCTCACCTGGGGCGGCAAGAACCTTTTCGACTGGATCGACTACGTCACCGCGGCGATCCTGCTCCCCACGGGGGGGCTCGTTATGGCGATCTTTATCGGTTACGTCATCGAACCCAACCGCGTCGAAGCGGCGGTGAAGCATCAGCTGGGCTTTGCCTATGGCATCTGGCACTTCAGCCTGCGCTACGTCGCGCCGGTGGCGCTGGTCATCGTCATGCTGAATATGATGGGAATATTGAAGCTCAATTGA
- the ribE gene encoding riboflavin synthase, with the protein MFTGLIREMATVKRFSGDRLSLKAAYRPKLGDSIAINGACLSVVSLESDGFTVELSPETQGIIATENLKGRVHIEPAMQFGDRLEGHIVQGHVDTVGTVKSISDNGNSYDVVIDVDKKFIPYIVPKGSIAIDGVSLTVNDVYESSFRLTIIPITMRETLFGSYRNGTKVNIETDMFARYIAHFLSHKDAKLDWETAERFTALY; encoded by the coding sequence ATGTTCACAGGGTTGATTCGGGAGATGGCAACGGTAAAACGGTTCAGCGGGGACCGCCTGAGCCTCAAGGCCGCCTACCGTCCGAAACTCGGCGACTCCATCGCCATCAACGGCGCCTGCCTCAGCGTCGTCTCCCTGGAGAGCGACGGGTTTACCGTCGAGCTCTCCCCCGAAACACAGGGGATCATCGCCACCGAGAACCTCAAAGGGCGCGTGCATATCGAACCGGCCATGCAGTTTGGCGACCGGCTGGAGGGGCACATCGTCCAGGGGCACGTGGACACCGTCGGCACCGTCAAGAGCATCAGCGACAACGGCAACAGCTACGACGTCGTCATCGACGTCGACAAGAAGTTCATCCCCTACATCGTTCCCAAGGGTTCCATCGCCATCGACGGCGTCAGCCTCACCGTCAATGACGTTTATGAGAGCAGCTTCCGTCTCACCATCATCCCCATCACGATGCGCGAAACCCTCTTCGGCAGCTACCGAAACGGTACGAAGGTGAATATCGAAACGGATATGTTCGCCCGCTACATCGCCCACTTCCTTTCGCACAAGGATGCGAAACTCGACTGGGAAACCGCCGAGCGCTTCACGGCGCTTTACTAA
- a CDS encoding tetratricopeptide repeat protein, whose protein sequence is MIQEAHNAYNAQDFATAFALYSDLAEAGNADAQVSLGYMYQQGQGTAVDDAAALKWYEKAAEQKQPYALFNLAILYANGLGGVAHDQFKAHEYYLDAAVHEVPQAMYETAMMLERGLGCVQNYSEAAFWYEEAAKRGHREAFNNLGVFYKEGHGVHQDFGRAYVCFSRAAEAGLAQAQFNLGLLYDQGLGVEEDHDKALEWCRKAAYNGHEKAKEIIKGLQDEGKIVF, encoded by the coding sequence ATGATTCAAGAAGCCCATAACGCCTACAACGCACAGGATTTTGCCACCGCCTTCGCCCTCTACAGCGACCTCGCCGAAGCCGGGAACGCGGATGCGCAGGTCTCGCTGGGGTATATGTACCAGCAGGGACAGGGCACGGCCGTCGATGATGCCGCAGCGCTGAAATGGTACGAAAAAGCCGCCGAGCAGAAACAGCCCTATGCGCTCTTCAACCTCGCCATCCTCTACGCCAACGGCCTCGGCGGCGTCGCACACGACCAGTTCAAAGCCCACGAGTACTACCTCGATGCCGCCGTGCACGAAGTCCCGCAGGCGATGTACGAGACCGCGATGATGCTCGAACGGGGACTGGGCTGCGTGCAGAACTACTCCGAAGCGGCATTCTGGTATGAAGAGGCTGCCAAGCGCGGCCACCGCGAAGCCTTCAACAACCTCGGCGTCTTCTACAAAGAGGGCCACGGCGTCCACCAGGATTTCGGGCGCGCCTACGTCTGCTTCTCCCGCGCCGCGGAGGCGGGGCTGGCCCAGGCGCAGTTCAACCTCGGCCTCCTCTACGACCAGGGGCTCGGCGTTGAAGAGGACCACGACAAGGCGCTCGAGTGGTGCCGCAAAGCCGCCTACAACGGTCACGAAAAAGCCAAAGAGATCATCAAGGGTCTGCAGGACGAAGGTAAGATTGTTTTCTAA
- a CDS encoding TonB-dependent receptor: MKPIALSLAATALLSGTLCAEGITLEALTVISSPLHSTELNAADSVEVYTAEEIEKAHVQSLYEFITLQTSLFALPSYGNPMAQRLDLHGYGIENGYQNIVVTLNGRRLNNVDMVPQLLSAIAPSDIERLEIVKGGGIVLGGDGANAGAIHIVTKNDSSKEVRFYGGIYGTYDAAFRVGHSDDLLTVSASGEAYHTAGTRHIDAAQNRDEQKLANGTFDLALTPSDLFEFRLGAQSSRIDAAYGSTLTQSEFNDDPAQPGAFPAPAYQQYDIDAFSTGLTLFPTADLSVSLDTSVEKKKSVYDLPAWFYRSTATYDYRTAALALDYTHGGLQLSLGGTLFDGSRNGGATAFAIANETTKQNAAAYALAQYRAGAHTLKAGYRYETAKYDYSDANNSLARSETLHGVEAGYNFRLSPERSLFVSYAHAYQAPDVDRFFNRDFSGNVTFNGFIDPMTSDTVTAGYTAVTAANKFKLSAYYAALKNEIYYYSDPAYIASVNTNIDRSHKVGVDLFEQWKVTERFALSLNYNYVQAIIDKEVQNGEDFGGNDLPGVSPHTVKAALTILPTDALSFTLSHTYRSQAYAMNDFGNSYTQKQRAFNSTDVVLNYDAASYALFAKINNMFNNPNGLWVADDAIYPVNFTTTALVGATLKF, translated from the coding sequence ATGAAACCCATCGCACTCTCCCTTGCCGCAACCGCCCTGTTGAGCGGCACCCTTTGCGCCGAAGGTATCACCCTCGAAGCCCTGACCGTCATCTCCAGCCCCCTGCACAGCACCGAGCTCAACGCCGCCGACAGCGTCGAGGTCTACACCGCCGAGGAGATCGAAAAGGCCCACGTGCAGTCGCTCTACGAGTTCATCACCCTGCAGACCTCCCTCTTCGCCCTGCCCTCCTACGGCAATCCGATGGCCCAGCGGCTCGACCTCCACGGCTACGGCATCGAGAACGGCTACCAGAACATCGTCGTCACCCTCAACGGCCGCCGCCTCAACAACGTCGACATGGTCCCGCAACTGCTCAGCGCCATCGCCCCCTCCGACATCGAACGCCTCGAGATCGTCAAAGGGGGCGGGATCGTCCTCGGCGGCGACGGCGCCAACGCCGGGGCGATCCACATCGTCACCAAGAACGACAGCAGCAAAGAGGTACGTTTCTACGGCGGCATTTACGGCACCTACGATGCGGCGTTCCGTGTCGGCCACAGCGACGACCTTCTGACGGTTTCAGCCTCCGGAGAAGCCTACCACACCGCCGGAACGCGCCATATCGATGCGGCGCAGAACCGGGACGAACAGAAACTGGCAAACGGCACTTTCGATCTTGCGCTGACGCCAAGCGATCTCTTCGAATTCCGCCTCGGCGCCCAGTCAAGCCGCATCGACGCCGCCTACGGAAGCACCCTGACCCAAAGCGAGTTCAACGACGATCCCGCCCAACCAGGCGCCTTCCCGGCCCCGGCGTACCAGCAATACGACATCGATGCCTTCAGCACCGGCCTGACCCTCTTTCCGACAGCCGACCTCTCCGTCTCGCTCGATACCTCCGTTGAGAAGAAAAAGTCCGTCTACGATCTCCCCGCCTGGTTCTACCGCAGCACGGCCACCTACGACTACCGCACGGCGGCGCTGGCCCTTGACTACACACACGGCGGGCTGCAGCTCTCCCTCGGCGGCACGCTCTTCGACGGCAGCCGGAACGGCGGCGCGACGGCGTTCGCGATCGCCAACGAAACGACCAAGCAGAATGCCGCGGCCTACGCGCTGGCCCAGTACCGTGCGGGAGCCCATACCCTCAAGGCGGGCTACCGCTATGAGACCGCCAAGTACGACTACAGCGACGCGAACAACTCCCTCGCGCGCTCCGAAACCCTTCACGGCGTCGAAGCGGGCTACAACTTCCGTCTCAGCCCGGAACGTTCGCTCTTTGTCAGCTACGCCCACGCCTACCAGGCACCCGACGTCGACCGCTTCTTCAACAGGGATTTCAGCGGCAACGTCACCTTTAACGGTTTTATCGACCCGATGACCTCCGACACCGTCACGGCGGGCTATACGGCGGTGACGGCAGCGAACAAGTTCAAGCTCTCCGCCTATTACGCCGCGCTTAAAAACGAGATCTATTACTACAGCGACCCCGCGTACATCGCCTCGGTCAACACGAATATCGACCGTTCCCACAAGGTCGGCGTCGACCTCTTCGAGCAGTGGAAAGTCACCGAGCGCTTCGCCCTCTCGCTCAACTACAACTACGTGCAGGCAATTATCGACAAAGAGGTCCAGAACGGCGAGGATTTCGGCGGTAACGACCTTCCGGGCGTCAGCCCCCACACCGTGAAAGCGGCCCTCACGATCCTGCCGACGGACGCGCTGAGCTTTACCCTCTCGCACACCTACCGATCCCAGGCCTACGCCATGAACGACTTCGGCAACAGCTATACGCAGAAGCAACGCGCCTTCAACAGCACCGATGTCGTCCTCAACTACGACGCGGCCTCTTATGCACTTTTTGCTAAAATCAACAACATGTTCAATAATCCCAACGGCCTCTGGGTCGCAGACGACGCCATCTACCCCGTCAATTTCACCACCACCGCCCTCGTCGGCGCCACCTTGAAGTTCTAA
- a CDS encoding MotA/TolQ/ExbB proton channel family protein codes for MVIEEDLAALSQRFNRHTVCGIRLFWLMSLPLLLWLFAMAGFAGLVNFKVEAHSVIMMGAIFLIWLFFAPHNAFYASCKLRRGFSGIQRALAAFINKNILAVAGTEKANATLDDFLAESAGTIRNENFSSVAAGIFPTLGILGTFISIAISMPDFSAQTSEVLEQEISRLLGGVGTAFYVSIYGIFLSIWWIFFEKSGISRFERDVAEIREVTRPFFWEKTEMEQTYYRQSLAHFEKLDTLFDAMASRDFVAEVNRTLEQRLHIFGQIIDREQQAAETFGQLMAQSGTLFDRLAKEQTASAEALQRVGLGVERFAAQMREEHERMEQRQHTLAREYQHGVTVAETLGGEIARLSEALANLNAGNVRELYSGVLSNIESMKQEIDRVGVQFDEHIRGFDAQFLEKLQRTLKLIDSETAQIVEQIARLNKSDGETR; via the coding sequence ATGGTTATTGAAGAGGATCTCGCGGCGCTGTCCCAGCGCTTTAATCGCCACACTGTCTGCGGTATCCGCCTGTTCTGGCTGATGTCGCTGCCGCTGCTGCTCTGGCTCTTCGCCATGGCGGGGTTTGCGGGGCTTGTCAACTTCAAGGTTGAAGCGCACAGTGTCATTATGATGGGGGCCATCTTCCTGATCTGGCTCTTTTTCGCCCCGCACAACGCCTTCTACGCCTCGTGCAAGCTCCGGCGGGGTTTCAGCGGTATCCAGCGGGCGCTGGCGGCCTTCATCAACAAGAACATCCTCGCCGTCGCCGGGACAGAGAAGGCGAATGCGACGCTGGATGATTTCCTGGCCGAGTCTGCGGGGACGATACGCAACGAGAACTTCTCCTCCGTGGCCGCCGGGATCTTCCCGACGCTGGGGATCCTGGGGACCTTTATCAGCATCGCCATCTCGATGCCCGACTTTTCCGCCCAGACCTCCGAAGTGCTTGAGCAGGAGATCTCCCGGCTGCTCGGCGGGGTGGGGACGGCCTTTTACGTCTCCATTTACGGTATCTTCCTCTCCATCTGGTGGATCTTTTTCGAAAAGAGCGGCATCAGCCGCTTCGAACGGGACGTGGCGGAGATCCGCGAGGTGACGCGCCCCTTCTTCTGGGAGAAAACGGAAATGGAGCAGACCTACTACCGCCAGAGCCTGGCCCATTTCGAGAAGCTCGACACGCTCTTCGACGCGATGGCTTCGCGCGATTTCGTTGCGGAGGTGAACCGTACCCTGGAGCAGCGCCTGCACATTTTCGGCCAGATCATCGACCGGGAGCAGCAGGCGGCGGAAACCTTCGGGCAGCTGATGGCGCAGAGCGGTACGCTGTTCGACCGCCTTGCCAAAGAGCAGACCGCTTCGGCGGAGGCGCTGCAGCGCGTCGGCCTGGGGGTCGAGCGCTTTGCGGCGCAGATGCGCGAAGAGCATGAGCGGATGGAGCAGCGCCAGCACACCCTGGCCCGGGAGTATCAGCACGGTGTGACCGTCGCGGAGACCCTGGGCGGCGAGATTGCGCGGCTCAGCGAGGCGCTGGCCAACCTTAACGCCGGCAACGTCCGGGAGCTTTACAGCGGAGTGCTCTCCAACATCGAATCGATGAAACAGGAGATCGACCGGGTCGGTGTGCAGTTTGATGAGCATATCCGCGGCTTCGATGCGCAGTTCCTGGAGAAACTGCAGCGTACCCTGAAGCTGATCGATTCGGAGACGGCCCAGATCGTCGAGCAGATTGCCCGGCTGAACAAAAGCGACGGGGAGACGCGCTGA